Proteins encoded together in one Bacteroides ovatus window:
- a CDS encoding alpha-glucuronidase family glycosyl hydrolase, with translation MRNIFALTFTLFFCFSSIWAEDGSALWLRYASGAKAEITSKKQSPTLRIAVSELQNFWQGGIPVTLEVRNNKELRALGNEGYTIQTSKGGNQITIASSGEQGVLYGTYHLLRLQATGQLPESALQSLNISERPDYRIRILNHWDNLDGTIERGYAGHSLWKWDELPSVVSPRYEAYARANASIGINATVINNVNASPKILSNDYLQKVKVLADVFRPYGLKIYLSINFSSPAALGGLSTSDPLNKEVIDWWKQKAKEIYSLIPDFGGFLVKANSEGQPGPCDYGRTHAEGANMLADVLRPYHGIVMWRAFVYSPTDSDRAKQAYLEFEPLDGKFRDNVIVQIKNGPIDFQPREPFSPLFGAMKKTAVMPEFQITQEYLGFSNHLAFLAPMWKECLDSDTYLQGKGSTVARVTDGSLFSHPLTAISGVANIGDDTNWCGHPFAQANWYAFGRLAWKHSLSSEQIGEEWLKQTFLPVTGAQTDTPAGEVIQKEQIDAQLSLLNSQVLQKSREAVVDYMMPLGLHHIFAWGHHYGPEPWCDIPDARPDWLPPYYHRADNTGIGFDRSSTGSNATGQYHSPLCEQLDNVNTCPENLLLWFHHVPWNHQMKSGCTLWAELCYAYDRGVNEVRNFQKVWDRMEPYIDSERFRDVQHRLKIQARDAVWWRDACLLYFQQFSRQSIPYELERPIHELKDMMEYKLDITNFECPPYGFSK, from the coding sequence ATGAGAAATATATTTGCATTGACATTCACTTTGTTTTTTTGCTTTTCTTCTATTTGGGCAGAAGATGGAAGTGCCTTGTGGCTTCGTTATGCATCGGGAGCGAAAGCGGAAATTACCAGCAAGAAACAATCACCTACATTACGTATTGCGGTTTCCGAATTACAGAACTTCTGGCAGGGAGGAATCCCGGTTACTTTGGAGGTCCGGAACAATAAAGAACTTCGTGCACTTGGAAATGAGGGATATACGATTCAGACCTCCAAAGGTGGCAATCAAATAACGATAGCTTCTTCCGGTGAACAAGGAGTACTTTATGGAACGTATCATTTACTCCGTCTGCAAGCTACCGGACAACTACCGGAATCAGCTTTGCAATCCCTCAATATCTCCGAACGACCTGATTATCGAATTCGTATCCTGAATCATTGGGATAACTTGGATGGTACAATCGAACGCGGATATGCCGGACATTCACTTTGGAAATGGGACGAACTTCCGTCTGTTGTCTCTCCCCGTTATGAAGCCTACGCTCGTGCCAATGCTTCTATCGGCATTAATGCCACTGTAATAAACAATGTCAATGCAAGTCCTAAGATACTATCTAATGATTATTTGCAGAAAGTCAAAGTCTTGGCCGACGTTTTCCGCCCTTATGGCTTGAAAATATATCTTTCTATCAATTTCTCTTCTCCCGCAGCTTTAGGCGGTTTATCCACTTCCGATCCGTTAAATAAAGAAGTGATAGACTGGTGGAAGCAGAAAGCCAAAGAGATTTATTCCCTGATTCCCGATTTCGGAGGTTTCCTGGTGAAAGCTAATTCCGAAGGACAGCCCGGTCCATGTGACTACGGACGCACTCATGCCGAAGGAGCCAATATGCTTGCCGATGTGTTGAGGCCCTATCATGGCATTGTGATGTGGCGCGCTTTCGTTTATTCTCCTACCGACAGCGACCGTGCCAAACAAGCCTATCTTGAATTTGAACCTTTGGATGGTAAGTTTCGGGATAATGTTATTGTGCAGATCAAGAACGGTCCGATAGATTTCCAACCCCGTGAACCATTCAGCCCGTTGTTCGGAGCCATGAAAAAGACGGCAGTTATGCCCGAATTTCAAATCACACAAGAGTATCTTGGTTTTTCCAATCATCTTGCATTCCTTGCTCCTATGTGGAAAGAGTGTTTAGACAGTGATACTTATCTGCAAGGCAAAGGCTCTACCGTTGCCCGTGTGACAGATGGTTCTTTATTCTCTCATCCGCTCACGGCTATTTCCGGAGTGGCAAACATCGGTGATGATACTAATTGGTGTGGACATCCTTTTGCTCAAGCCAACTGGTATGCTTTCGGACGATTGGCATGGAAACATTCGCTCTCTTCCGAACAGATAGGAGAAGAATGGTTGAAACAGACTTTTCTTCCCGTTACCGGTGCGCAAACCGATACTCCGGCAGGAGAAGTCATTCAAAAAGAGCAAATCGACGCTCAACTCTCCCTTCTCAACTCCCAGGTGCTTCAGAAATCGAGAGAAGCAGTAGTAGACTACATGATGCCTCTCGGCTTGCATCATATCTTTGCATGGGGACATCATTACGGACCGGAACCCTGGTGTGATATTCCCGATGCCCGCCCGGATTGGCTGCCTCCTTATTACCACCGTGCCGACAACACGGGAATAGGTTTCGACCGCAGCAGTACAGGAAGTAATGCTACCGGACAATACCATTCTCCATTATGCGAGCAACTGGACAATGTGAATACCTGTCCGGAGAATCTGCTCCTTTGGTTTCACCATGTCCCTTGGAATCATCAGATGAAGAGCGGATGTACACTTTGGGCAGAACTGTGCTACGCGTATGATCGTGGTGTAAACGAAGTGAGAAACTTTCAAAAAGTGTGGGACAGGATGGAACCGTATATTGATTCCGAACGATTTCGTGATGTGCAACACCGCCTGAAGATTCAGGCACGGGATGCTGTCTGGTGGCGGGATGCTTGTTTGCTTTACTTCCAGCAATTCAGCAGACAATCGATACCTTACGAATTGGAACGTCCCATACACGAGTTGAAAGATATGATGGAATACAAATTGGATATTACCAATTTTGAATGTCCACCTTATGGGTTTAGTAAGTAA
- a CDS encoding glycoside hydrolase family 43 protein, whose amino-acid sequence MKTEKRYLVPGDYMADPAVHVFDGKLYIYPSHDWESGIAENDNGDHFNMKDYHVYSMDDVMNGEIKDHGVVLSTEDIPWAGRQLWDCDVVCKDGKYYMYFPLKDQNDIFRIGVAVSDKPYGPFIPEANPMKGSYSIDPAVWDDGDGNYYIYFGGLWGGQLQRYRNNKALESAILPEGEEEAIPSRVARLSEDMMEFAEEPRAVVILDEDGKPLTAGDTERRFFEASWMHKYNGKYYFSYSTGDTHLLCYATGDNPYGPFTYQGVILTPVVGWTTHHAIVEFKGKWYLFHHDCVPSEGKTWLRSLKVCELQYDADGRIITIEGKDE is encoded by the coding sequence ATGAAAACAGAAAAAAGATATTTAGTTCCCGGTGATTATATGGCTGACCCTGCCGTACATGTATTTGATGGCAAACTGTATATTTATCCCTCGCACGATTGGGAAAGTGGTATTGCTGAAAATGATAATGGCGATCATTTCAATATGAAAGATTATCACGTGTATTCTATGGATGATGTGATGAACGGTGAAATAAAAGATCATGGAGTGGTGCTTTCCACAGAGGATATTCCTTGGGCGGGCCGTCAACTATGGGATTGTGATGTGGTTTGTAAAGATGGTAAGTACTATATGTATTTTCCATTGAAAGATCAGAATGATATATTTCGTATCGGGGTAGCTGTGAGTGATAAACCTTATGGTCCTTTTATACCGGAAGCTAATCCGATGAAAGGAAGTTACAGCATCGATCCGGCTGTATGGGATGACGGAGATGGTAACTATTATATATATTTCGGTGGATTGTGGGGTGGACAACTTCAACGTTACCGTAATAATAAAGCCTTGGAATCTGCCATTTTGCCGGAAGGAGAGGAGGAGGCAATCCCGTCGCGTGTTGCTCGTTTGAGTGAAGACATGATGGAGTTTGCCGAAGAACCCCGTGCAGTGGTAATTCTGGATGAAGACGGTAAGCCATTGACAGCAGGGGATACGGAACGCCGTTTCTTCGAAGCTTCGTGGATGCATAAATATAATGGTAAATACTATTTTTCCTATTCTACGGGAGACACTCATTTGCTCTGCTATGCAACAGGTGATAACCCTTATGGTCCGTTTACTTATCAGGGAGTCATTCTGACTCCGGTGGTAGGATGGACTACTCACCATGCTATTGTAGAGTTTAAAGGTAAGTGGTATCTGTTTCATCACGATTGTGTACCATCAGAGGGAAAGACTTGGCTCCGTAGCTTGAAAGTCTGTGAACTTCAGTATGATGCAGACGGGCGAATCATTACTATCGAGGGAAAAGATGAATAA
- a CDS encoding MFS transporter translates to MENTIKTNEAKGFYKLSWLQRIGFGSGDLAQNLIYQTVCMYLLIFYTNVYGLKPEVAAVMFLIVRIVDVLWDPLVGAFVDKHNPKLGKYRSYLIWGGIPLTGFAILCFWNGFSGSLFYAYFTYVGLSMCYTLINVPYGALNASLTRDTNEITVLTSVRMFLANLGGLAVAYGIPILVKVLSPDGKINTTASANAWFITMTIYAVIGLALLMFCFNQTKERVVMDQEETSKVKVSDLWVEFCRNKPLRILAFFFITAFAMMAIGNSAGSYYMIYNVRAPEMLPYFMALGSIPAFIFMPMVPAIKRAIGKKQMFYVFLSVAILGMALLYIISVVPVLKTQIWLVFVAQFIKSTGVIIATGYMWALVPEVISYGEYTHGKRISGIVNALTGIFYKAGMALGGVVPGLVMAFVGFDQTNEVSQSPFAEQGILWLVAVIPALLLLVAMFIISKYELEDNVIDNINEEIESRCKKGE, encoded by the coding sequence ATGGAGAATACAATAAAGACCAATGAAGCGAAAGGTTTCTATAAACTCTCTTGGCTTCAACGTATAGGATTCGGTTCCGGTGATTTGGCGCAAAACCTTATTTACCAGACCGTATGTATGTATCTGCTGATTTTTTATACCAATGTATATGGACTTAAACCGGAAGTGGCAGCCGTGATGTTTCTTATTGTCAGGATAGTGGATGTCCTTTGGGATCCTCTGGTGGGTGCTTTCGTCGATAAACACAATCCTAAACTAGGTAAATACCGTTCATATCTTATTTGGGGAGGAATTCCGCTGACTGGTTTTGCTATTCTTTGTTTTTGGAACGGCTTTTCGGGTTCACTGTTCTATGCCTATTTCACTTACGTTGGATTATCCATGTGTTATACATTGATTAATGTGCCTTATGGAGCACTGAATGCGTCACTTACCCGCGATACGAATGAAATCACGGTGTTGACGTCAGTGCGTATGTTTCTTGCCAATTTGGGTGGTTTGGCTGTGGCATACGGTATTCCGATACTGGTGAAGGTGTTGTCTCCCGATGGTAAAATCAATACTACTGCATCTGCTAACGCATGGTTTATTACGATGACTATTTATGCTGTTATCGGATTGGCGTTATTGATGTTCTGCTTTAACCAGACGAAGGAGCGTGTGGTTATGGATCAGGAGGAGACATCTAAAGTAAAAGTGTCCGACTTGTGGGTAGAATTTTGTAGAAATAAACCTTTGCGTATTTTGGCGTTCTTTTTCATTACTGCTTTTGCAATGATGGCGATTGGTAATTCTGCCGGTTCATATTATATGATTTATAATGTACGTGCACCGGAGATGTTACCTTATTTCATGGCCTTGGGCTCGATACCCGCATTCATTTTCATGCCGATGGTACCTGCCATTAAACGTGCCATTGGAAAAAAGCAAATGTTTTATGTATTCCTTTCAGTCGCTATATTGGGTATGGCATTGCTGTATATTATTTCTGTGGTTCCGGTACTCAAAACGCAGATATGGTTGGTCTTTGTGGCGCAGTTCATAAAATCGACGGGAGTCATTATTGCGACAGGGTATATGTGGGCTTTGGTTCCCGAAGTAATTTCGTATGGCGAATATACTCATGGTAAACGTATTTCGGGTATAGTCAATGCTTTGACTGGTATTTTCTATAAAGCGGGAATGGCTCTTGGAGGAGTTGTACCGGGACTTGTTATGGCTTTTGTCGGATTCGACCAGACAAATGAAGTGTCACAATCGCCTTTTGCCGAACAGGGAATACTGTGGCTCGTAGCCGTTATTCCGGCGTTGTTGCTTTTGGTCGCTATGTTCATTATTTCTAAATATGAATTGGAAGATAATGTGATTGACAATATAAATGAGGAGATAGAATCGCGCTGTAAAAAAGGCGAATAG
- a CDS encoding endo-1,4-beta-xylanase has protein sequence MKLKRIILLLLTVMFSFSYGEVFAKDGSSLKKALKNKFLIGVSVNTHQSSGKDVAAVEIVKKNFNSIVAENCMKSSVIHPKENKYNFAQADEFVSFGESNQMAIIGHCLIWHSQLAPWFCVDKDGNNVSPEVLKKRMKDHITTIVKRYKGRIKGWDVVNEAIEDNGAYRKTKFYEILGEEYIPLAFQYAHEADPDAELYYNDYSMAQPGRREAVVKMVNDLKKRGIRIDAIGMQGHIGMDYPKISEFEKSMLAFAGTGVKIMITELDLTVIPSPNPNVGAEVSASFEYKKEMNPYPDGLPEEVSKAWTERMNDFFRLFLKHHNLITRVTLWGVADQNSWRNDWPMRGRTDYPLLFDRNYQPKPVVGLIIKEAEKTK, from the coding sequence ATGAAACTCAAACGAATAATTCTGTTGTTATTGACAGTGATGTTTTCTTTTTCTTATGGAGAAGTTTTTGCGAAAGATGGAAGTTCGCTGAAAAAGGCTTTGAAAAACAAGTTTTTGATTGGCGTGTCAGTGAACACACATCAAAGTTCCGGTAAGGATGTCGCAGCTGTTGAAATTGTAAAGAAGAATTTTAATTCCATCGTGGCGGAAAACTGCATGAAGTCTTCTGTCATTCATCCGAAAGAAAATAAGTATAATTTTGCGCAGGCAGATGAATTTGTCAGTTTTGGTGAGAGCAATCAAATGGCTATCATTGGTCACTGCCTGATTTGGCATTCACAATTGGCTCCTTGGTTTTGCGTAGATAAGGACGGGAATAATGTTTCTCCGGAAGTCCTGAAGAAACGGATGAAAGACCATATCACTACCATCGTGAAACGCTATAAAGGCCGTATCAAAGGCTGGGATGTAGTAAATGAAGCGATTGAAGATAATGGAGCATATCGCAAGACAAAGTTTTATGAGATTCTGGGGGAAGAATATATCCCATTGGCTTTCCAGTATGCACACGAGGCTGATCCGGATGCCGAACTTTACTACAATGACTACTCAATGGCCCAACCGGGCAGAAGAGAAGCCGTCGTGAAAATGGTGAACGATTTGAAAAAACGTGGAATCCGTATTGATGCCATAGGTATGCAAGGACACATCGGCATGGACTACCCGAAAATCAGTGAATTTGAGAAGAGTATGCTGGCCTTTGCCGGAACAGGAGTGAAGATAATGATAACAGAACTGGATTTGACGGTGATACCATCACCGAATCCCAATGTAGGTGCAGAAGTTTCCGCTTCCTTTGAATATAAGAAAGAGATGAATCCTTATCCGGATGGATTACCGGAAGAGGTATCGAAAGCATGGACTGAAAGAATGAATGACTTTTTCCGTCTGTTCCTGAAACATCATAACCTTATCACCAGGGTTACTCTTTGGGGAGTAGCCGATCAGAACTCTTGGCGTAATGACTGGCCGATGAGAGGCCGCACGGATTATCCGTTACTTTTTGATCGCAATTATCAGCCGAAGCCGGTAGTCGGCCTGATTATCAAAGAGGCTGAAAAAACAAAATAA